In Pseudomonas fluorescens NCIMB 11764, a single window of DNA contains:
- a CDS encoding MFS transporter has product MSPLIRLLASFIALMMAMGIGRFALTPQLPHLLSEGQVDLTAAGLIAAANYLGYFVGAVDAMFCRRPEQVRQRLLGGLWLCVLLTLASFWANGFWSHLLLRFGTGVASAWVLVMITALSQPLAAAAGRPRLGAVVFAGPGLGIFLTGLLALGSNLLGQTSATLWLVYAGVALVMLLGILPFLPQPSASVAVAASAAGSGDQGIGRLGGIYCLYGLGYIIPATFLSQMANAQFHGQWQADLFWPCFGLASAIGVVLVSLRRHNPNATRHWLMATLWLQAAGVFACLLGSGSGLALGVLLCGTPFLACMQLVMQRSRELAPHATQRNAGLLTACFAVGQLAGPLLAALSSHFSGGLQPALIVAGSGLLIAGGLLLRPVSAGRGLCANDGAPTVQR; this is encoded by the coding sequence ATGTCCCCGCTGATTCGCTTACTCGCCAGTTTTATCGCGCTCATGATGGCCATGGGCATCGGGCGATTCGCCCTCACCCCGCAATTGCCACACCTGCTCAGCGAAGGTCAGGTCGACCTCACGGCCGCTGGTCTGATTGCCGCAGCCAACTACCTTGGGTACTTCGTCGGCGCCGTGGACGCAATGTTCTGCCGACGTCCCGAGCAAGTCCGGCAGCGGTTGCTGGGCGGGTTGTGGTTGTGCGTATTACTCACCCTCGCCTCGTTCTGGGCCAATGGCTTCTGGTCGCATCTGCTGCTGCGTTTCGGCACGGGCGTGGCCAGCGCCTGGGTGCTGGTGATGATCACCGCATTGAGCCAGCCACTGGCCGCGGCAGCCGGTCGACCTCGGCTTGGCGCAGTGGTATTTGCCGGACCGGGTCTGGGGATCTTTCTCACAGGATTGTTGGCGTTGGGCTCGAATCTGTTGGGTCAGACCTCTGCAACCTTGTGGCTGGTATACGCCGGCGTCGCACTGGTGATGCTGTTGGGGATTTTGCCTTTCCTGCCGCAACCGTCCGCCTCCGTGGCAGTCGCCGCCAGCGCTGCCGGTTCGGGCGACCAGGGGATCGGCCGTTTGGGGGGGATCTACTGCTTGTACGGTCTGGGCTACATCATTCCGGCCACTTTCCTCTCGCAGATGGCCAACGCGCAGTTCCATGGCCAGTGGCAAGCCGATCTGTTCTGGCCCTGCTTTGGTCTGGCGTCGGCCATCGGTGTGGTGCTGGTGAGTCTTCGTCGGCACAACCCGAACGCCACCCGTCATTGGCTGATGGCTACGTTGTGGCTGCAAGCCGCTGGTGTGTTCGCGTGTCTGTTGGGCAGCGGGTCAGGCCTGGCGCTGGGTGTATTGCTGTGTGGCACGCCGTTCCTGGCCTGCATGCAACTGGTGATGCAACGCTCGCGGGAACTGGCGCCCCACGCCACCCAGCGCAACGCAGGACTGCTGACCGCGTGTTTCGCCGTGGGTCAACTTGCCGGACCGTTGCTGGCCGCATTGAGCAGCCATTTCAGCGGCGGTTTGCAGCCGGCGCTGATCGTGGCGGGCAGCGGTCTGCTTATCGCTGGTGGTCTGTTGCTCCGTCCGGTCAGCGCTGGCCGAGGGCTTTGCGCAAACGACGGCGCACCCACTGTTCAGCGCTGA
- the ptrR gene encoding putrescine utilization regulator PtrR — MEFSQLRIFQAVAEEGSITRAAERLHRVPSNLSTRLKQLEEQLGVELFLRERQRLQLSPAGKVLLDYTAKLFNLRNEAQAAVQGGQPAGDFVLGTMYSTAAIYLPQLLARYHRTYPAVNLQVQSGPSGELLEGLLTGRLDAALVDGPLELAGLDGVPFREERLVLISEADHPPVRSALDVQGRSVFTFRQGCSYRTRLEAWFAHDHAAMGRAMEIESYPGMLACVIAGSGVALMSESMLASLPGRESVAVHPLAEPFATATTWLMWRKGMVGANLNAWIEQQQAVYPTEVTPARAIA, encoded by the coding sequence GTGGAATTCAGCCAACTGCGGATCTTCCAGGCGGTGGCGGAAGAGGGCTCGATTACCCGTGCTGCCGAACGACTGCATAGGGTGCCGTCGAATCTGTCGACCCGCCTTAAACAGCTTGAGGAGCAGCTCGGCGTAGAACTTTTCTTGCGCGAGCGTCAGCGTTTGCAGTTGTCTCCTGCGGGAAAAGTGTTGCTGGACTACACCGCGAAGCTGTTCAACCTGCGCAACGAAGCGCAAGCGGCGGTGCAGGGCGGGCAACCGGCGGGCGATTTCGTGCTGGGTACGATGTACAGCACCGCGGCCATTTACCTTCCACAACTGTTGGCCCGGTATCACCGCACTTACCCGGCGGTGAACCTGCAAGTCCAGTCCGGGCCCAGCGGAGAGCTGCTGGAGGGCTTGCTCACCGGTCGTCTCGATGCGGCGCTGGTGGATGGCCCGCTGGAGTTGGCCGGGCTCGATGGCGTGCCCTTTCGCGAAGAGCGCCTGGTGCTGATCAGCGAAGCCGATCATCCGCCGGTACGCAGCGCGCTGGATGTGCAGGGGCGCTCGGTGTTTACCTTTCGCCAGGGCTGTTCTTACCGGACGCGTCTGGAAGCCTGGTTCGCCCATGATCACGCGGCCATGGGGCGGGCGATGGAAATCGAGTCCTACCCCGGAATGCTCGCCTGCGTGATTGCCGGTTCGGGGGTGGCGCTGATGTCGGAGTCGATGCTGGCCAGCCTGCCGGGTCGTGAAAGTGTGGCGGTGCACCCGTTGGCCGAGCCCTTCGCCACGGCGACGACCTGGCTGATGTGGCGCAAAGGCATGGTCGGGGCCAATCTTAATGCGTGGATCGAGCAGCAACAGGCGGTCTATCCGACGGAGGTAACGCCGGCCCGAGCAATTGCCTGA
- a CDS encoding PA1414 family protein: MKEKIQNWLHDLGVALGLIEPPLQPVPIRTDDEQRRRQPRRR, encoded by the coding sequence ATGAAAGAGAAAATCCAAAACTGGCTGCATGACCTGGGTGTCGCACTCGGTTTAATCGAACCGCCTCTGCAACCTGTGCCTATTCGCACCGACGACGAACAGCGTCGCCGCCAGCCGCGCCGCCGGTAA
- a CDS encoding phosphopantetheine-binding protein translates to MNRADVRAAVHCFISRLLERQDDVDDHASLMELGLDKADIEDLIFHLEDEFGLTAFTAEEDRMLTTARTANDLSRFLMEIARD, encoded by the coding sequence ATGAATAGAGCCGACGTACGTGCCGCTGTGCATTGTTTCATCAGCCGCCTGCTGGAGCGCCAGGATGACGTCGACGATCACGCCAGCCTGATGGAATTAGGGTTGGATAAAGCGGACATCGAAGACCTTATCTTCCATCTGGAAGATGAGTTTGGGTTGACGGCGTTTACGGCGGAGGAAGACCGGATGCTCACGACCGCCAGGACGGCGAACGATTTGAGTCGGTTTTTGATGGAGATCGCGCGGGATTGA
- a CDS encoding MBL fold metallo-hydrolase codes for MKIVSRDQWFEVKQLSDSIRLIHEPYIRPFYRCNLWHIQGRDKDLLLDSGSGLVSLREQLPWITERPLVAVASHCHFDHIAGHHEFAERLVHPAEADILEAPDGENDLSRAFVGDDMFEAHPDCPLCYAEYRVKAAPATGMIEDGDVLDLGNRVLQVLHTPGHSPGGISLYEAATETLFSGDIIYDGPLIEDAYHSDLDDYARSLQRLSELPIRTVHGGHFGSFSGEHLRNMIDEWQRSHA; via the coding sequence ATGAAGATTGTTTCTCGCGATCAGTGGTTCGAGGTCAAACAGCTCAGCGACAGCATCCGCCTGATCCACGAGCCTTACATCCGTCCTTTCTACCGCTGCAACCTCTGGCACATTCAGGGCCGCGACAAGGACCTGCTGCTGGACAGCGGCTCCGGGCTGGTGAGCCTGCGCGAGCAATTGCCGTGGATTACCGAACGGCCGCTGGTGGCCGTGGCCAGTCATTGCCATTTCGACCACATCGCCGGCCATCACGAATTTGCCGAACGCCTGGTGCATCCCGCCGAGGCCGATATCCTTGAGGCACCTGACGGCGAAAACGATTTGAGCCGGGCCTTCGTCGGCGACGACATGTTCGAGGCTCATCCCGATTGCCCGCTGTGCTACGCCGAATACCGGGTGAAAGCCGCACCGGCCACGGGGATGATTGAGGATGGGGATGTACTGGATCTGGGCAATCGCGTGTTGCAGGTGCTGCACACACCCGGGCATTCACCGGGTGGCATCAGCCTGTATGAGGCGGCAACCGAGACACTGTTCAGTGGCGACATTATCTACGACGGGCCGCTGATCGAGGACGCCTACCACTCCGACCTCGATGACTACGCGCGCAGCCTGCAACGCTTGAGCGAGTTGCCGATCCGCACCGTGCATGGCGGACATTTCGGGAGTTTTTCCGGGGAGCATTTGCGCAACATGATTGACGAGTGGCAGCGCTCACACGCCTGA
- a CDS encoding sodium:solute symporter, which produces MALDLFVVLIYAAAMLVLGYFGMRKAKTNEDYLVAGRNLGPTLYMGTMAATVLGGASTVGTVRLGYVHGISGFWLCAALGCGIVALNLFLAKPLLKLKVFTVTQVLEKRYNPMARTASASIMLAYALMIGVTSILAIGTVLQVLFGLPFWLSVILGGGVVVIYSTIGGMWSLTLTDIVQFGIQTVGLMFLLLPICLYRVGGWDQLVAQLPAASFSFTSIGWDTIITYFMIYFFGILIGQDIWQRVFTARSEKVAKYAGTSAGIYCIIYGLVCALIGMAAHVLIPDLDNVNNAFAAIVKVSLPDGIRGLVIAAALAAMMSTASAGLLAASTTLTEDLLPKLRGGKQSNMNVNRLFTLLTGIAVLGIALVVNDVISALTLAYNLLVGGMLIPLMGAIFWKRATTAGAIASMGMGFATALLFMIKDGMDANTPIYYSLGVSLVSFVLVSLLSRRPAVAASAA; this is translated from the coding sequence ATGGCATTGGATTTATTCGTCGTTCTCATATACGCCGCCGCGATGCTGGTACTCGGCTACTTCGGCATGCGCAAGGCCAAGACCAACGAAGACTACTTGGTCGCCGGTCGCAACCTCGGCCCGACCCTGTACATGGGCACCATGGCTGCCACCGTTCTGGGCGGCGCATCCACCGTGGGCACCGTGCGTCTGGGTTATGTTCATGGCATCTCCGGTTTCTGGCTCTGCGCCGCACTGGGCTGCGGGATCGTGGCGCTGAATCTGTTCCTCGCCAAGCCGCTGCTGAAGCTGAAGGTATTCACCGTTACCCAAGTGCTGGAAAAGCGCTATAACCCGATGGCTCGTACCGCAAGCGCGAGCATCATGCTGGCCTATGCGCTGATGATCGGTGTGACCTCGATCCTGGCAATCGGCACCGTACTGCAAGTGTTGTTCGGCCTTCCGTTCTGGTTGTCGGTGATTCTCGGCGGTGGTGTGGTGGTGATCTACTCGACCATCGGCGGCATGTGGTCGCTGACACTGACCGACATCGTCCAGTTCGGTATCCAGACCGTCGGCCTGATGTTCCTGTTGCTGCCCATCTGCTTGTACCGAGTGGGTGGCTGGGATCAACTGGTTGCACAATTGCCGGCGGCCAGCTTCAGCTTCACCAGCATCGGCTGGGACACCATCATCACCTACTTCATGATTTACTTCTTCGGCATCCTGATCGGCCAGGACATCTGGCAACGGGTGTTCACCGCACGAAGCGAAAAAGTTGCGAAGTATGCCGGTACCTCCGCGGGCATCTACTGCATCATCTACGGTCTGGTCTGTGCACTGATCGGCATGGCCGCTCACGTACTGATCCCGGATCTGGACAACGTCAACAACGCTTTTGCCGCTATCGTCAAAGTCTCGCTGCCGGACGGCATCCGTGGCTTGGTGATCGCTGCAGCCCTGGCTGCCATGATGTCCACCGCCAGCGCCGGCCTGCTTGCCGCATCCACCACCCTGACCGAAGACCTGCTGCCGAAACTGCGTGGTGGCAAACAATCCAACATGAACGTTAACCGCCTGTTTACCCTGCTGACCGGCATTGCGGTACTCGGCATCGCTTTGGTAGTCAACGATGTAATCAGCGCATTGACCCTGGCCTACAACCTGTTGGTGGGCGGCATGCTGATTCCGCTGATGGGTGCAATCTTCTGGAAACGCGCAACCACCGCTGGCGCGATCGCCAGCATGGGCATGGGCTTCGCCACCGCGCTGTTGTTCATGATCAAGGATGGCATGGACGCCAACACCCCGATCTACTACAGCCTCGGCGTGAGTCTGGTGAGCTTCGTGCTGGTCAGCTTGCTGTCCCGTCGCCCGGCAGTGGCGGCCAGCGCCGCCTAA